A segment of the Candidatus Eisenbacteria bacterium genome:
ATGGAAATCGATCGCGCCCAGCGATGGTATCCTCGACAGCCGGATCGAATCGTTTAGCGCAAGGATCTCAATCGGAAAGGATCTGCCGCGCTTCATAGCGGTACGCGCCCGCGACGCCATCGGCCACCCGGCTATCGCGCGAGCCCGGCTGGAATGATAGAAGCGTCCGCTCTCTAATAAGATTGCGACCAGACAACCCGATGGGGGCTATCCTTGCCGCAGACGAGACAGGGACCTTTGTTGCTGTCGTCCTGACCAAAAGGAAGGACCCGGATTGTCGCCTTGGTCTCTTCCTTCACCTTCTCCTCACACAACGGAGAACCGCACCAGCAGCCCTCGATGAAGCCGCCCTTTTCGGTGTTGGTCTTCAGGAATTCATCCCAGCTTTCCACCTGATGGGTCTTCTCCTCCCGATGCTTTAAGGCTTTCTGGAAGAGATCGACCTGCAATTGATCCAGGGTCTCCCGTAAGGCTTTATCAATCTCTGAAATGGCGACGAATGATTTCTGCCGATTATCCCGGCGAACCAGGACGGCTTGGTCTTTCGCCACATCCCGCGGACCGACCTCGATGCGGACCGGTATGCCGATGAGCTCGGCATCGGCGTACTTCCATCCGGGCGTGAACTGGTCGCGGTCATCGACCTTAAGACGGAAGCGCTGCTTCAGGCCCGCCTCAATCGCCCGGGCCTTTTCCATGACAAGGCGCTTTTCATCATCCGTCTTATAAATTGGAATGATCACCGCTTCAGTCGGGGCGAGCTTGGGTGGCAGGATGAGGCCCTTGTCATCGGAATGGGCCATGATCACCGCGCCGATAAGCCGCGTCGAAACACCCCAGGATGTCTGCCAGCAATACTGCATTTGCCCCTGTTCATCCTGGAATCGAACATTGAAGACTTTTGAGAAATTTTGACCCAGATTATGGGATGTCCCGGCTTGCAGCGCCTTCCCATCCTGCATCATCGCTTCGATCGCATAAGTCCGCAGGGCGCCGGCGAACTTCTCAGACTCGGTCTTCTGACCGGTCAAGACCGGAATCGCCATAACATCCTCAGAGAGGGTCTTGTAAACCTCCAGCATCTTCAGAGTCTCTTCCTCGCCCTCCTCGGCGGTGGCATGGGCCGTATGGCCTTCCTGCCAGAGAAACTCCGTCGTTCGCAGAAAGAGGCGGGTTCTCATTTCCCAACGGACCACATTGGCCCACTGGTTGATGAGGAGCGGAAGATCGCGGTATGACATGATCCATTTCGAATACATATCGTAAATGATCGTTTCTGACGTGGGACGGATGATCAGGGGTTCTTCAAGAAGTTTCCCTCCGCCATGCGTCACGACCGCTGTCTCCGGGGCGAATCCTTCTACATGCTCCGCCTCTCTTTTGAGAAACGACTCCGGGATCAAGAGAGGGAAATAGGCGTTTTTATGCCCGGTCTCCTTGATCATCGTATCGAGAGCCTTCTGCAGCAGCTCCCAGACCGCATACCCATTCGGACGGATGACCATGCACCCGCGGACCGGCGAGTAATCGGCGAGTTGGGCCCTTAAAACGATATCCAGATACCACTGGGAGAAGTCATCCGCTCTTTTTGTGATTCCCTCTTCTGCCATAATCCGCTCCTCTTTTCTGGGCTTGAACCGGTGGGCAGGATGCCACAGGCACAGGGAGGGTGTCAATCAGCTTGGCCGCCGGTTAATATTATCGCCGCGGCGATGCGTCATCTGGTAGATAAAGTGTCTGCCCCACGTAAATCCGATCACTCCGAAGGCCGTTGGCGGATTTCAGATCGCTCAGGCTGATCTTAAAGCGATTGGATATCGACGAGAGGGTATCTCCATTTTTGACCTGGTACGTCGGCGGCCGCGGGGGTTGGTCCCATCGGGCGTTTTGGGGGATTTCAGCAAAGGCTTCCCAAAGATCCGGAACACTCCCCGCCGGTATCTTGACCGCATATCCCTTCGGGATGGCGCGTCTGCCGCCCCAGAAGGAAGGACCGAGTCCGGGGTTCAGCACAGCCAATTCGGAGGGTGAGACCTTGAGGGCCCGGCCCAACGCCCTGGAATTGACATATTGCGGGAGGATAAAACTCGTTTGCTTGATCGGTTGCCGATAAGGCAAGGGTCCGAAGTAGAGCTCCGGATTGACGGCAATCTCAAGAGCGGCGAGAAATTCGATATAGAAATTGCGTGAAGCGAATTGAAAGGACCGGCCCTTATAATGGCGGATGATCGTCTCCACATCCCGTGTCCCCAGCTGCTCAATCGCCCGGCTCATACCGCCGGCCCCATGGTTATAGGCGATAATCGCCAGCGGCCAGGAACCGAGCGTATCGTAATTGTCTTTGAGGTGGCGCGCCGCGGCATGTGTGGCGATCAAGACATCTTTTCTTTCATCGATGTCATACCCAATTCGTAGATAGCGCTGTCCGGTTGTGCCTGTGAACTGCCAGATGCCGACAGCCCCGGCATGCGAGTGCGCTTCGGGATTGAACGATGATTCTACATGGGGGAGAGCAGCGATCTGCTCAGGAACGCCATATTGCCTGAATATCTCGACCATGACCTGCTGCCAGCATCCCGCCCGGATCAAGCCTTCTCTAAAATTCTCCCACATGCCTCGTTGCGCCCGCACCGAATAGATGGCTTGCTGGAATCGCGTGGGCTCCAATCCGTCAAAGAGGCGGGCGACCCGTCTTTCTTCCCGCGTCCATTGAGGGGATGGTTTTGAGGCGAGGGATTTTAAAATATGTTGGTAATGACGGATCCGCGTACGGACCAATCGGGTTCGTTCCGTTTCTGAAGGAGTCCTCGATGTATCCAGCACTTCATAGATTATCCCTAGATCATCGGAATCATGGATGAGTGTTTGTTGGGTGGAATAATGGGCGAAAACGCTCTTCCAGAATTCCACATCGGGCAGAAATCCGTCAGGATAGGGGAGGGTCTGGGAATCGATCACAAGATTCCAATTATGATAGGCGCCGATGGCCGGCGTCGTGATGGAGAAAATGGCCAGCGCAAAAAGGCTCACGAGGGTGCCCATGGCCGCATGGAGGCCGTCGCCAGGGAGGCCGAAGGCGCGGATCAATGATGCTCTGCTCTTTCCCCGATTCATTCTCTCCACTCTCTCAGATCGCTCTGGAAATTCTTTGGTGTTCTCTTTCTCTGATGTCACTATCGGCGTGGAGGCCGGGGACATTCAGTGATCCCAAATCTTTAGGAGACTCATCCGGTTATGACCGGTTCCGCGAATCATACATCCATTAGACCACCCCTTCTCGAAGCAACCGAGCTTTGCCGGTATTACGGCACAGTTCGCGCGGTACATCAGCTCTCCCTGAGCATCTTCCCGGGGCAAATCGTCGGTCTTCTGGGACCCAACGGCGCGGGGAAAACGACCACGCTCCGGATGCTCGTCGGCTCTCAAGTCCCCAGCCAGGGCCGAGTGATGATTTCCGGATACGATGTTTTTCGCCAGGGGCCTCAAGCAAAGAAGTTCCTCGGCTATTTGCCGGAAAACCCAGGAATGGCCCGGGAGATGGATGTGATCAGTTATCTTGAGTTTGTCGCCCGTCTCAAGGGCATGAAAGGATACGAGATAGGGCCTTCGGTTCAGAATGCGGTTAAGATATGGAATCTGAGGGAAGTGGCCCGCCGGCCCGTGGCCCAGCTCTCACGCGGTTTCCGACAGCGGACCGGCCTGGCCCAGGCCACCCTGAACAATCCTCCCCTCCTGATCCTGGACGAGCCGACCACCGGCCTCGATCCCAATCAGGCCGCCGACCTGAGGGGCACGTTGCGGCGGCATGCCGCCACCGGCGCGGTTCTCATTTCGACCCATCTTCTGGCGGAGGCAACCAGCCTTTGCGATCAACTGGTCATCCTTCACCGAGGCGAAGTCGTCGCTCAAGGAGATCGGCAGATTTTAACACAAAGGGTCGCTGATTCGGGGTCCCTGCGGGCTGTGATCCGCGGTGGAGCGAGGCTTGCCGAGATCGCGAGGCGCCGGGGCCTCAAGATAACGGCCAAGGGGGAAGGAGATCCGGACCATGAGTGGATTCTTGAGGGAACCTTGCCCGAGCAGGATCGCGATGTCCTACTCCAAGAGCTGATCG
Coding sequences within it:
- a CDS encoding ABC transporter ATP-binding protein, whose amino-acid sequence is MTGSANHTSIRPPLLEATELCRYYGTVRAVHQLSLSIFPGQIVGLLGPNGAGKTTTLRMLVGSQVPSQGRVMISGYDVFRQGPQAKKFLGYLPENPGMAREMDVISYLEFVARLKGMKGYEIGPSVQNAVKIWNLREVARRPVAQLSRGFRQRTGLAQATLNNPPLLILDEPTTGLDPNQAADLRGTLRRHAATGAVLISTHLLAEATSLCDQLVILHRGEVVAQGDRQILTQRVADSGSLRAVIRGGARLAEIARRRGLKITAKGEGDPDHEWILEGTLPEQDRDVLLQELIAAKGELVEWTAGGRTLEDLFRQLTQEGKP
- the proS gene encoding proline--tRNA ligase, with product MAEEGITKRADDFSQWYLDIVLRAQLADYSPVRGCMVIRPNGYAVWELLQKALDTMIKETGHKNAYFPLLIPESFLKREAEHVEGFAPETAVVTHGGGKLLEEPLIIRPTSETIIYDMYSKWIMSYRDLPLLINQWANVVRWEMRTRLFLRTTEFLWQEGHTAHATAEEGEEETLKMLEVYKTLSEDVMAIPVLTGQKTESEKFAGALRTYAIEAMMQDGKALQAGTSHNLGQNFSKVFNVRFQDEQGQMQYCWQTSWGVSTRLIGAVIMAHSDDKGLILPPKLAPTEAVIIPIYKTDDEKRLVMEKARAIEAGLKQRFRLKVDDRDQFTPGWKYADAELIGIPVRIEVGPRDVAKDQAVLVRRDNRQKSFVAISEIDKALRETLDQLQVDLFQKALKHREEKTHQVESWDEFLKTNTEKGGFIEGCWCGSPLCEEKVKEETKATIRVLPFGQDDSNKGPCLVCGKDSPHRVVWSQSY
- a CDS encoding transglycosylase SLT domain-containing protein, encoding MNRGKSRASLIRAFGLPGDGLHAAMGTLVSLFALAIFSITTPAIGAYHNWNLVIDSQTLPYPDGFLPDVEFWKSVFAHYSTQQTLIHDSDDLGIIYEVLDTSRTPSETERTRLVRTRIRHYQHILKSLASKPSPQWTREERRVARLFDGLEPTRFQQAIYSVRAQRGMWENFREGLIRAGCWQQVMVEIFRQYGVPEQIAALPHVESSFNPEAHSHAGAVGIWQFTGTTGQRYLRIGYDIDERKDVLIATHAAARHLKDNYDTLGSWPLAIIAYNHGAGGMSRAIEQLGTRDVETIIRHYKGRSFQFASRNFYIEFLAALEIAVNPELYFGPLPYRQPIKQTSFILPQYVNSRALGRALKVSPSELAVLNPGLGPSFWGGRRAIPKGYAVKIPAGSVPDLWEAFAEIPQNARWDQPPRPPTYQVKNGDTLSSISNRFKISLSDLKSANGLRSDRIYVGQTLYLPDDASPRR